One region of Strongyloides ratti genome assembly S_ratti_ED321, chromosome : X genomic DNA includes:
- a CDS encoding Lamin Tail Domain domain and Intermediate filament protein family and Intermediate filament, ifa/ifb family-containing protein yields the protein MAQKESSDYEIQYRSTIQPRTAVRSQTRQSGSYSTGSGGGGRVLKMVTEMGSASIAGISPALSANAAQSFLEATTKEKKEMQGLNDRLGNYIDRVKKLEEQNRELVASLEELRGRWGKDTSEIKIKFSDSLASARKDIDDAARRKAEIDVKASRLRDDLAEYRHRYEDIQHRREADQEKITQWKHSIADAQNELSMLRARWKQLTEEEKRLANDNIRLRDELIKARNDLDEETLGRIDFQNQVQTLMEELEFLRRVHEQEVKELQALLAQAPADTREFFKNELALAIRDIKDEYDYIAKQGKQDMESWYKLKVSEVQGSANRTVMESNYQREEIKRMRDNIGDLRSKLSDLEGKNSLLEKEVQNLNYQLNDDQRQYEQALNDRDCNLRRMREECQTLVAELQALLDTKQMLDAEIAIYRKMLEGEESRVGLRQMVEQVVKTHSLQQQEDTDSTRNVRGEVQTRTTFQRAAKGNITIPECDANGKFIVLENTHRNKEEDISECKLKRKLDNRPDIVYTFPSNIILKPGQTIKIYAKGQGPYNPPHSLVFEQENTWGVGANVVTTFLNKDGEERATHTQRTVQTGQ from the exons ATGGCACAAAAAGAAAGTTCTGATTATGAAATTCAATATAGATCTACCATTCAACCACGTACTGCCGTAAGAAGTCAAACAAGACAATCTGGTAGTTATTCAACTGGATCTGGTGGTGGTGGTCGTGTTTTAAAAATGGTAACTGAAATGGGATCAGCTTCAATTGCTGGAATTAGTCCTGCTCTTAGTGCTAATGCTGCTCAATCATTCTTAGAAGCTACAactaaagaaaaaaaagagatgCAAGGTTTAAATGATCGTCTTGGAAATTATATTGATAGAGTTAAAAAACTTGAAGAACAAAATCGTGAATTAGTTGCTAGTCTTGAAGAACTTCGTGGACGTTGGGGAAAAGATACTAgtgaaattaaaattaaatttagtGATTCACTTGCTTCAGCCAGAAAAGATATTGATGATGCTGCACGTAGAAAAGCTGAAATTGATGTTAAAGCATCAAGACTTCGTGATGATTTAGCTGAATATAGACATCGTTATGAAGATATTCAACATCGTCGTGAAGCTGATCAAGAAAAAATTACTCAATGGAAACATTCAATTGCTGATGCACAAAATGAACTTTCTATGCTTCGTGCTCGTTGGAAGCAACTTACAGAAGAAGAAAAACGTCTTgcaaatgataatattagaTTACGCGATGAATTGATTAAGGCACGTAATGATCTCGATGAAGAAACACTTGGAAGAATTGACTTCCAAAATCAAGTACAAACACTTATGGAAGAACTTGAATTCCTTAGACGTGTTCATGAACAAGAAGTTAAAGAATTACAAGCACTTCTTGCTCAAGCACCAGCTGATACACGtgaattctttaaaaatgaattggCACTTGCTATTCGTGATATTAAAGATGAATATGATTATATTGCTAAACAAGGAAAACAAGATATGGAATCATGGTACAAACTTAAAGTATCAGAAGTTCAAGGATCAGCTAATAGAACTGTTATGGAATCTAATTATCAACGTgaagaaattaaaagaatGCGTGATAATATTGGAGATCTTAGATCTAAATTATCTGATCTTGAAGGAAAGAATTCTCTTTTGGAGAAAGAGGTACAAAATCTTAACTATCAACTTAATGATGACCAAAGACAATATGAACAAGCTCTTAATGATAGAGATTGTAATCTTCGTAGAATGCGTGAAGAATGCCAAACATTGGTTGCTGAACTTCAAGCTCTTTTGGATACCAAACAAATGTTGGATGCTGAAATTgctatttatagaaaaatgttGGAAGGTGAAGAGTCTCGTGTTGGACTCCGCCAAATGGTTGAACAAGTCGTCAAGACACATTCTCTTCAACAACAAGAAGATACTGATTCTACTCGCAATGTTCGTGGAGAAGTTCAAACTCGTACCACTTTCCAACGTGCTGCTAAAGGAAATATAACAATTCCTGAATGTGATGCTAATggtaaatttattgttttagaAAATACACATAGAAATAAg gAAGAAGATATTAGTGAATGCAAATTGAAACGTAAACTTGATAATCGTCCAGATATTGTTTATACATTCCCATCAAATATTATCTTGAAACCAGGACAAACAATAAAGATTTATGCTAAAGGACAAGGACCATACAATCCACCTCATTCATTAGTATTTGAACAAGAAAATACTTGGGGAGTTGGTGCAAATGTTGTGACAACCTTCTTAAATAAGGATGGAGAAGAAAGGGCTACACATACTCAAAGAACTGTTCAAACTGGACAATAA
- a CDS encoding Tetraspanin 26A gives MVNKRKKVVKPRQEICMPLKWLCFLIGFALFLIGIILTGLGVYLIVTDLRPLQDLIDIIINPSILLAIIGSFIIFVASCAFWGALRESSYLLKIFSFTIFLSYLITVIFAFLIFFTFYTHPDDNISAQSIMLYAIKNYNNNRNVAEFVDYIQEQFECCGASSISQGYKDWLINEQFSCNISNPYPEKCSVPFSCCRKSKNIVNEDNLQTNKLVPAMASFHCWKDVQDKRVQDIESRINTFGCIYPIRQLFEKNAVYLGTIVSLIIMPVCLIICLSHVLAKQIDYQKYLLEREARRYERYQRREARQRYNEHYSAVLQTYKLNEEDDLTENLNKPHEVRKHSNTQHHYKSHQKNGAPTNGVIKLSNCQNNNTTSVEAIENKRVISNNEGNSRKISKMSQRS, from the exons ATGGtcaataaaagaaaaaaagttgtCAAACCGAGACAAGAAATTTGTATGCCATTAAAATGGTTGTGCTTTTTAATTGGATTTGCATTATTT ttAATTGGTATTATTCTTACGGGCTTGGGAGTTTATCTTATTGTAACAGACTTACGACCATTACAAGATCTCattgatattataattaatccATCAATTTTACTAGCAATAATTGgttcttttatcatttttgtCGCATCATGTGCTTTTTGGGGTGCACTTCGTGAATCTAGTTATCTTCTAAAAATCTTTtcatttacaatttttttatcttatcttATAACTGTTATTTTTgcttttcttatattttttactttctaTACTCATCCTGATGATAATATTTCTGCACAAAGTATCATGTTATATgctatcaaaaattataataataatagaaatgTTGCTGaatttgttgattatatACAAGAACAg tttgaATGTTGTGGAGCCTCATCAATTTCTCAGGGATATAAAGATTGGTTGATTAATGAACAATTTAGTTGTAATATTTCTAATCCATATCCTGAAAAATGTAGTGTACCATTTTCATGTTGtagaaaatcaaaaaatattgttaatgaAGATAATTTACAAACAAATAAACTTGTTCCAGCAATGGCTTCATTTCATTGTTGGAAAGATGTACAAGATAAAAGAGTACAAGATATAGAATCTAGAATTAATACATTTGGTTGTATTTATCCAATACGtcaattatttgaaaaaaatgcTGTCTACCTTGGAACTATTGtatcattaattattatgCCAGTt tgtttaataatatgtttatCTCATGTATTGGCAAAACAAATAGATtaccaaaaatatttattagaaagAGAGGCACGAAGATATGAAAGATATCAACGTCGTGAAGCACGTCAAAGATACAATGAACATTATTCAGCTGTCCTTCaaacatataaattaaatgaagaaGATGATTTAacagaaaatttaaataaacctCATGAAGTAAGAAAGCATTCCAATACACAACATCATTATAAAAGCCATCAAAAAAATGGAGCACCAACAAATGGagttattaaattatcaaattgtcaaaataataatactactTCAGTGGAAGccattgaaaataaaagggtaatttcaaataatgaaggtaattcaagaaaaatttctaaaatgtCGCAGCGATCATga